Below is a window of Drosophila nasuta strain 15112-1781.00 chromosome X, ASM2355853v1, whole genome shotgun sequence DNA.
GACAAACTATTTGCATGAAGTTCGTAtcgatattttcattaaatttacatCAGATTATATATCGGACaagaaaccaaaacaaaaacatttattataataaacatcAATTTTACACAtaataatcaattttaaactgtaacttttaatttatttcactcaaatgtatatttacatttgaatTCACAACTAATATAATAAGGAAAATGTTTGAATATATCTCTGCCCATTTCACATGATCTATGTGGCACAGATCTGAGCGTCTGATCGTTGACTCGCAGGATTCCTTTTGGCGCCAACTAAAATGTATCTCGAAGATCCAGAATGAAGATATCACGAAACTCTCGTTGCGCATTTTAAGCTCCTGTAGGCGGTCAAATGTTTCAATCAAGAACGATTTGGTAGTGAGTGAGCTCTACTTACTCTGCAGGGAAAGCAAAAGTTGATGTGACAACTAATTGTGATATGGACGCTGACCATGTCTATCTATGTCCAATTCCATGATCTGCATGAGATCCTCCTGCAACAACGATGGTCCCCTAAAGCTTTGATAATTGTCCGCGTGGTTGCCATGCGTTGCCGGTGTGCTGTATGAGCTGCTGTCGTTCACATCCTCGCCAGCAATGGAGATGCTAATGTTGGGCAAACGCGCGGAGGCAGCAGCCATCAACTGGTGTTGATCATGTGTGGTGGTGACCTTCAGCCAGGGCAATGTCAGCGATATGCGATGCCAACGCTCCGAGGCACGTTCCGATGGAGTTGCACTAAGTAGGCGACTTGGTTGCGGCGTCGTTGTTGCTACGGCGACATCACTGTTTAGTCTTAAAGCATTCTGGCTGGTGCTGGGCATATTATCGTCGTCGTAGCTCAAGGGTTCGTGCTCCGTTGGCGGCAGCAGCGCTGTCTGCATTTCATCCTCAGAGTTGACAGCATTTGAATTCTTCATTGTCGGCGCCTCGCCACCATTGTTATCGTTATCACTGTCGTTGTTATCGGCATGGGTATCGAGCAGCAAAGGAGTGTTTGTGTTGCGCAATCGATGCTCAAACTCCAATTGCGCATGCCGTTTAATCACCTGCAAATGCGCATTAACGCTCGCCGCCTGATCCGCCCCTGATATGCAATTCATCACACGCTGCGCAGCCGCCATTTGACTGCGCATCATGTTGTTGGAGGAACGCGAGTTGCCATATTGCAatcgctgctgcagcatcGAACGTTTCACGATATCTGGCTGCGCCACATTCAACTGATCTGGCAACACCTGCTGCTGCGATAGTCGTGCCGGCGGCGATGTCGGCAAATCGTGCCGATAGAGCAGCGCATCGGCCTCCTCTTGCCGCTGGCGTCGCAGCGCAATGCGCTCAATATTCGAGCGCGACTGCGCATTGCCATAGCTGATGCGTCGAGCGGCGCGTTGACGCCGCTCCTGGGCATCGCGACGCGCCTCGTCGGCTGCGCGCATTTTGGCGGTGGCGCGCAGTTCGCTGCGCAAATAGAAACCGCTGCCATTCTCTGCCAGCTCGGCGTTGCGACGCGACATCTCCTGGCCCAGCTCTCGGGCCCTTTCGAGTGCCTCGACACGTTCGCGTCGCTGCTGCGCCTGCATCGCTTCCGGcgtcagcggcagcagcagcggctgttGGCGACGCGTCGCCGACGACGCACTCAATGTTAGGGGACTGGGCGACTCATTGATGTCCTCGATTTCACGAAACAATCGCTTGAGACGCACCTGGCGCATCTTCAGCTCGATGGTGCGATCATTGAACTCTTGGATGCGTTCGTATTCCTCGCGCAAACGCTGCAGTTGCCCATTGCGGCGACTGTGGTTGAACATGCGCCGAAAATATGGCGTACGCTTGATTTGATAGGACATGGTCGTTGTTATCGATAGGCGAGATCGATCGATCGAAGGAACGAACGATTAATAGCGCTGGAATTTGCAATGGAATTacctctttttttgtttttcgttttttttgttgcacttgAAAATTTTGTACGCTtcctaaaaaataaacacaaatattaGTTTGCtgaaaaaatgatttaaactACActgcgtctctctctctagaatgtaataaaaaaaaaacaatagcagcagcgcTTGCTTGTTAAAAACTTGTACAAATCATTTTGAGGTTATGGCTCgtgcaaatgaaaaaatccaaattgaattaatttgtcATAATGCTGGAGTTTTATTTGAGCTTACTCTTGCTTACATCTATTTTAAGTCAAGTTACACAttacacaaatttaaaatacaatcaCAATTACATTATTACATTATCGAACGTTGAAAGTTAAATATTATCGACGCCCAGCGTCGTGGAAGGAGTATCGAGAGAAAGTTATGGGGACGACGAACGTTCCCTCACTTGCCCACCTTGGCCAGCATCTTCACCAGTTTGTGCTCATCAGCCCCGATAATGGAGCCCAGGCGTCGAGCGCCTCTCAGGAAGACAAATGTTGGCATGCTGCGCACTTTGTACCTTTGCACCAGTTCATCGTATTTGTCCACATTGACCTTCAGGAATATCACCTTGCCCTCATATTGACGGGCCAGTGATTTCACCGTCTTCTCGATTTCCTTGCAGGGACCGCACCATGTTGCATAAAAATCAAGCACCACCACTTTGCCTTCGGCCGAATCGATGCGTTTGTTGAAGTCGTTGATGCTGCGAATGGTGGTTATGGTGTTCATACTGAATATTGTATTACTTCAAactgttatttatttgacaaaTTTCACAATGCGTTTTTACGTTGTTACGCgcttaaattttgtttaatattggCACAGCTTGTTAGTTGCGGGCCACTTTTATAGTTAATCACTGTGCTGCACTTTTGGcgcatttttcttttcaccACAAAATGGCCGTTACATCGATACACACTATTGCAATTCTCGAAGCAACGGTAAAAGTTCAGCTGACTGACGTTGCCACCACGTTGTTAGGCATGTACATCAACAATCGATAGCCGCGAATGATTCTATTCGATATTAGGAAATAAAATACTGCCagaaaaaaggttttttttttgatgatcacaaattgatatatttatagatagtgtttgcatttaattatctACTAAGtggattttaaatattttggtatttgtaacgtgaaatatattttagtatattttaaaatgcagcTCACGATATATCGATAGACGCTGTTTCTGTCCAGCGCTATGTTCCAGTTGTGTCCAATACTCTCCACCTTACCGCCTGTTGGTGATTCACaacagagagagtgagagagcgcgCAATATGACAACAATCTTCTACTTGGAGCCCGAGCTGGTGCTTGCCCACGGCCGGAAGGTGCTATTCCTCAACCCCAACGACTTGCAAATCTTCAAGGAGATTGAGCTCCCCACAGACCTCACCACGTGCGGGCTCAAACCCGTGGCGGCCAGTGAAGCAACTGAAGAGCAGCCCGCATCCAAAAGTGAAGTGTCCATATTGAACGTCAGCTATTCACCCGATCGCCAGTTAATTGCGCTGACCACAACCGGCCAAAAGGCGCTGCTGCTGTACAAGAGCAGGCCGGAGCATGCCAAGCTGCTCTCGATACGTCCGCTGGCACGTGCCTCGAGTGCCTTGAGATTCGCGCCCGATTCGAGTTCGTTGCTGGTCACGGATAAAACCGGCGATTGCTATCAATTCGATTGCAGTGCGGATGTAGAGGCGCCGCCCAAACTGCTTTTGGGTCATCTGAGCATTGTCTACGACATATTGTGGACACCGGATCAACAGCACATCATCAGTTGTGATCGTGATGACAAAATTCGCGTGACCAACTATCCCGCCAGCTATGACATACACAGCTATTGTCTGGGTCACAAGGAATTCGTTTCGGGTTTGGCGCTCCTCGGcgaacagcagctgcagcacctGGTTTCCGTTTCGGGTGACAAGACGCTGCGCATCTGGAACTATGCGACGGGGGAGGAGCTGCTACTCAAGGAATTGCCAGCGCCAGCAGTGCGACTCCAGCTGCGTGAGCTTGTGCCCGGCCAGCGTTATGAGGCGGCGGTGCTCTTCTACGATCACAGCGCTGCCATTGGACTCTATGAGCTGCAGCTCAATGCAGCAGACGGGGCAAGTCCCTCGTGGTCTGTGACACGGGAGCAGTTGATTGAAGCCGCTGCGGGCAGTTGGCACATTGGCAACTTTGCGTTGTGTGGACAGCGCATCTATGTGCTGGGCTCCTTGAATGACAATCTCACGCTGCGTGCCTACAGCAGCCAGGATGGTGCCGAGGATGCAACGCTGCCCGAAGGCTGGTTGCAAATGGTCGACGAACAGTTTGACGGAGAGGGGCAATGTGTGCCCGAGGATCTGTCGGTGTGGTTCAAGAAGCGCTACGACAACGTCAGCGATTACATGGAGCGCAAGAAGCGACGCATCGAGGACACCAACAAAGCCAAGTGACCAGCTACTTATCTAGATTATAGACTTGCTTTATACCTCTTGCTCTTTCATTCTGATCTATGTAATAAAAACGTTGTTGACAATAACCGGAACACTGGACTATagcaaaatatgaatatgttcTAACTTTGAGTAACAGTCTCATATGGATTCAAAATCTTGATCCTTTTCATACTTATTCCACAAGAAacaagaaagttacagtcggAGTGTGAGAGAGATGAGATAGCCGCTACCCAGTGCGGTattcgtaaaatataccatattaatataccacaaaaatactaaaaatatactactcGAATGAAAGATACCCACTTTCAATAAATGCAAGGcaatgcagtattattttaaaaatataccaaattaatatactgcaaaatacaaaaatataccatcaaCTATACTCGGTATATCAAGTACACTCGGCTGTGAGATACGCTTTCAATAAATCCAGAACCGTGCGGttttattcttgaaatataccaaaatgatgtaccgcaaaaatactaaaatataccgaatgctatatttggtgtttaaatataccatagagtacaaaatataccagattatcggTCAAAGCTACTAAGACCCGTAGtcagtaggcgtttttgcggtattcattttaaaatatgccgaattaatatactgcaaaatactaaagataTGCCCAAatctacatttggtatattgttatagtactacattgaaaatataccgtaggagtacaaattataccagattgtcggagATCCCTCCTTCTAAGTCTAAATTATAGACATTTGAAGTAGACAATGAAAAGTGAGTTAATTAGTTGAACAGAAAAATGCATAACTCTAATTCATATGAACGAAATTACTCAAATTCCTTACTGAAGCTAGCTTACATTTAGCTTTTCTTGAATAATAAACAATCTTTCCAAACAActacaatttcatttacataatATAAGATgggtattttttattgaatttgtgttGAAGTTAATGGTTTCAGGGGCGTGGTTAACTACATCTAAACTGGCTTGTAGTCCAGTTTGCTCTCCAGCTTCTTGTTGTCCGACACCTTGCGCACAGCCTTCATGAAGTCCTCCTGGATGACGTATTCACGTTCCGCGCTGCAATTGACAATTGTGTTGATATAAAAACTAAAGCGTTCAAGTATTTCGTTACGTGCTCACTTACCGGATGGCAAAGAGACCCGCCTCAGTGCAAACGTTGCGCAGATCGGCGCCATTGAAATTGTCCGACAACTTGACAATGGCTTCGTAATCAATCTCACCATGTTTGGCAATCTTGAGCGCATGAATCTTCAGAATTTCCAGACTGCAAAAaagttattataaattaattatgttcCCTCAAGTTCAATTTAATCGTGAACAACTTACCGCGCCTGTTCGTTGGGAAGCGGTATCTCGATCTTACGATCCAAGCGACCGGGACGCAGCAAAGCAGGATCCAATGTATCGGGACGATTGGTGGCCATAATCATCTTCACCTGTCCCAGCGAATCGAAGCCATCCATTTGATTGAGCAGCTCCATTAGCGTGCGCTGTATTTCACGATCGGCCGATGTGCCCTCAGAGAAACGACGGCCACCAATCGCATCGATTTCATCCATGAAAATGATGCAGGGCTGATGATCGCGGGCATAATTGAACATTTCGCGTATCAAACGCGCACTCTCGCCAATATATTTGTCCACAATGGCCGAGGATACAACCTTCAGGAAGTTGGCATCCAGCTGCGAGGCCACCGCACGCGCCAACAGCGTTTTGCCTGTGCCTGGCGGACCGTAGAGCAAACAACCTTTGGGCGGTGTGATGCCAACGCGCAGGAAGAGTTCGGGATTGAGCAATGGCAACTCGATGACTTCGCGTAGCTCGCGAATTTGCTCGGTGAGGCCACCGATGGCCGAGTAGGTGACATCGCCGGGATCCTCGTGCGACATATTGTAGACCAAAGGATCAACCTCGCGTGGCAAATAGCGCATAATCGTCAATGTGGTCATGTCGAGGGCAACGCGTGTGCCCGACTTTAGCTTGGCCTTGTCCAGCTGGCGACGGCAACCAACCACATAGCGTGGTCCATTGGTGGCTTTCACAATGACTGCattcaacaaacaaatatcattaaaatCGTGGTCAAATCTTATTTTGCCAACACTCACATTTGTCCTCGGTCAATTGTTTGAGCACCTCGCCCACAATTTGGCCCACGCTTTGCAGTGCTTTTAGATCATTCTCTGACTTGTCGTAAAGCTTTGTCAGCTCCTTGATTTCCTCACGTTCtataaattttgcattattaGTGAACAAATTTTGGCATTACCATTTTTTTCCAACTCACTTTCTTTGAGGCGACCCTCGACTTCTTTGTGCTCCAGCAATTTCTTTCTGTAGTCGGAAAGCGCCTTTTCGCGTACGCTCTCCAGCGGCACAGCAGTTACGGTCATTTTCACTGTGTTGATGTGGTGCGttcaattaaatgtaaatacaatttgtttctGAAAAAAGTAATCAACTTTGTCGGTCGGTCTAATGATATTGCAGTTTTAGCAAACGGTGTGACCAGCAGTGATAAACACAAAATCCGCGCGATAGACAAATGCcgcattttggtattttaaaatttcaaaaatgaattAGTAAACTTATCAATCTTAGTAAATGAAAGAATTATAGAATAAATccaaatcaataataatatcaataaaaatgttaactgcgtgcattattatttagttatttgatGTGCAAAATATGCATTGCTAACCATTCGATATCACTAAACGAACATCGATATATATCGATGTTTGTACAGCAAATATCtatggtttttggttttcaaaataacatttgaaaattaaattcaaaattttacaaatgtaTCCGTAAGAGGCTCttataatacattttgtagtaaaaaattccaaaaagtTTCAAAAGTGCTTTTTCGATAAACAAACTCTCTTTCATATTGATACTGAGATTGCAGTGTAGCAAAAGCTTGCAGAGCTTTTTGCAATCATCTGGCAGCGGACGCCAGACGCAGCGTCGACAGCTGACACAAACAATTGCGTTTAGTTCATAACAATTTGCTAGAGCGGCGGGGATACGCATTCTAAATGCATATAGTACAAAGTAGCATAACATTAAGTATTAGTTACGTATTTACTCCCTCTACATCCCTATATACATagagtacacacacatattcatacatatatgtgtatttatgtgtgtCGTTAGGAGCTTGCATACATGTAAGTATGCGAATTTACAAGGCAACGAGGGGAATGACGACGGCAAATCTCGCTCGCTTTGTTGATGACTAGCAAGTATTTCTcttaatgtacatatgtgtgtagcAGTCATAAACACAATCTGTCATATTAAATCACATGCCACATTTCGCATAAAGTTTCCATTACATAAACACGCGCAAACAAACAGacgcacatatgtatgtatgtagatatttTTACTCACATGCGTATGCGTAACGTTTCCATTCATAGTTTTCTTAGAACACAGCTGTTATgacacacatgcacatgcacaatgcatgtgtgtgtgtgtgtgtgagtgcgtgggtatttcataatttgaattttggcatttgaacAAACTGCCGCGCTCCCCGCATGCGTGTCACACCGCTCACCTTTTGTCAGCAGCCGCCAATGAGCGACACACGGAAACGGAAAAGCTTTTCACACGatcaattgcaaatgcaattgcaatttttggcTCTTCTAATTTTCGAAATTGCAGTATTTGTGCAACCATTGTGTGATTTAGTTGTTAAGTGCAACAGATTCATTGATCGCAAGTGATAAAAACTCACAAGCAGCTCAGCATAGAAGGAGTAgaaagctctctctctttctctcttgttcACATTCTCTCCTAAAGAAGTTGCAAGCAAGTACCGTAGTTTAGTAGCCATGCTTCCTCTTCCACTTACACTTCGCCATGGTCAATTCATgtgcatgcatgtgtgtgtgtgtgttagtgtgagTGACAGTGACCTTGTTGAATTCGCCGTCGCCTGCATTGCCAAGCGAGTGAGATAGCAACATATGTGAATGACTGTTATTATTCGCCGTCGTCGTTTTTGTCGTTGCGCGCGCGAGTGAGatagcaataacaatttttgaaaacaGTTTTGAAAGGTAAAAGgttttgttgaaataaaatggCCCAAGTGCTTAGacaattgcaaaatgttgTCACTGCCCAAGGCAAGTTGCATCCCATGGTCAAGGGGGCAGTGACCTATGCGCTATTGTGGCCCACGGGCAGCCTGATTCAGCAAACTCTCGAAGGACGCAATCTGAGTAAGTTTACGGAAAGGATTCATCACAACTCGGAATACAAAATTCTGCTCTTCCGCTAGAGAATTACGATTGGGCGCGTGCCCTGCGCTTCAGTCTCTTCGGTGGTCTCTATGTGGCGCCCACACTTTATGGCTGGGTGCGCCTCTCCAGCGCCATGTGGCCACAGACCAGTCTGCGTGTTGGCATCGTCaaggtgagtgtgtgtctgtgtgtgtgtgtggcaaggaTGTGTGAACTCCAAATCGATCAATTTACAGGCGCTAACCGAACAAATCTCTTATGGACCCTTTGCCTGCATCTCATTCTTCATGGGCATGAGTCTGCTGGAGCGCAAGAGTTTCGCTGAGGCTGTTGAGGAGACCAAACAGAAGGCATTGCCCACATACAAGGTATCACTAATAAGCGATgactcctcctccttctcaaCCGAACAACAAACTAACAACTTAAGCTCAACAGGTTGGCATCTGTGTTTGGCCCTTCATTCAGACGCTGAACTTCTCGCTGGTGCCGGAGCACAATCGTGTCGTCTTTGTCAGCATTTGCAGCCTGATGTGGATCATCTTTTTGGCATACACAAAGACGCGTCAGTTGAGTCACGATGAAGACACCGTGAATGCCGATGCAGTTGCTCCGATTATTCAGGCTGCATAAGTTGCgctctgttgttgtctgttATGTATATAATGCGTGTTGTTTATAGTACAATTTTTGGTAGgtcaataaattgcatttaagtACAACTTCTTCTCCATCTTCTTCATCTTGTGACTACGCTACAAGTGGCGGCGGCACACGTGCCACAATCAATTCACCAATCCAGAGCTGCGACGTTGCGGGATCATTATTCGGAGCCGTGGCCACAGTTGCCACAATCCAGTCCACATATGCCGAGACCTCGGTGAAGACACCCGGATAGGGAGGACGAGTGCAGGGCTTAATGCTCCACGACACAATGCCCACTTGAGTGTCGCTGCCGGCGAGCAAGAGCGGACCACCAGAGTCACCGCTGCACTGTCCCTTGCCGCCCTCGGGAACTCCGGCGCACAGCTGAGTGGCATGGAGTTGAACTTGATGCAGGTTGCTGCAATCCTGATCGCTAAACGCCTGCAGCTGAACCTTCATAAGCTGATGCTGCACAACGCCGCCAGTCTGCAGGGGAAAAGTGAAGGATTAATAGCTGTGAACTGGATGTGGAAATGGACGCGATACCCACGGCATTTAAACCCCATCCGGCGAGCACAACACTGCTATTGGCCAGCGTCATTTGTTCGGCACTCGGTAAACGCACTGGCTGCACCAGAGCATCAAGGATCAAcggttgctgcagctgcaacagggCAATATCATTGAAATGCTTATTCTGCGGCTCGTAGCCGGGATGCACAAAGATGGCCTGCACCATGGCCAACTGTGTGGCATTGCGTGCGATGATATTGCTGCCATATTGTACATTCACATCTTGAGGATTTGCAGAACGCACACAATGCGCCGCCGTTAACACCCAGCCAGCATTGAGCAAGGTGCCCCCACAGGAATGATGTCCACTCTTGGAGCGACGAAGCGATACCTGAGAAAAgcaataaaagttatttaaagaGGAGACACTACTACATTGTTGGAGCGCCTTACTGCGTAGGGAAACTCGCCCTTGGCGGCGACAGTCCCATTGACAATCTTGCTGTCCTGCAGCTGATCCTCCAGGCAGCtcgccaagcagcagcaacagcataaAAGTATCAACAGACCACGCCACATGTTGTTTTGTGTCtcgttcgttgttcgttgtgtgtgttggcattTTATGTCTTTTTGTTGGACGAGGTCGCAGCCCCCAGTTTTGTGTGTTGACTTGGCCCTGGCTGAAATTCATTTACATAGATTACAACAGTTGTTTTGAATTGCAACTAACAATAAACTATGTTTTCACATGTAGAGCGTCAGCATGGTGGCTCCATTGCTGTGGCAACAGTGCAAGACACTCGTCACCCGCTATCCCATTGTGCGTGGCATGATATCATATAGCCTGATCTGGCCAACTGGCAGCCTGATACAACAAACCTTTGAGGGCAAAAATTGGGGTaagtttgttgctgtttgaaTTAATCGATTTAAATTTACTAACTTTGCGAATTTTGTAGGCAACTACGACTGGTGGCGTGTCTTGCGTTTCAGCATGTACGGCGGCTTGTTTGTGGCGCCCACTCTGTATGGCTGGGTTAAGGTAAAAACGATTCCCTTAGCCATGTTTCATAGTTATAACAATCTTCTTTTCCATCGTAAGCAGATTTCCAGCGCTATGTGGCCGCAAACATCGTTGCGCACTGGCATTGTAAAGGCGGCCGTAGAGACCATTTCGTATACGCCGGCTGCCATGACTTGCTTCTACTTTATCATGAGTCTGCTCGAGTCCAAGACAGTGCGAGAGGCGGTGGCCGAAGTTGGCAAAAAGGTCATTCCCACCTACAAGGTACACAGCAGAAAGCATTCCCTCAAACTCATGCGACTTAATCAATCATTATGCATTTACTTACAGGTTGCTCTATGTGTCTGGCCCCTGGTGGCCACCATCAACTTTTCCCTCATCCCAGAGCGCAATCGCGTCCCGTTTATTAGCGTGTGCAGCCTCTGTTGGACGTGTTTTCTTGCGTATATGAAGCACTTGGAGCACCACGAGGTGGACCAAGTGCTTTAATTGTGCCATTTCAGCAGCTATCTTGTTATTGTGTGTATtgttatttgtaattaataattttaataaaacgaCCCGCCAGAGATCAACTCGATATTCCAACTGAATTTTAAAGTTGCCACCTTGCGTTACAGAAATTAACGGTCTGGCCACATTAGCAAGTGAAGCTTCCGTTGGATGCATCGATATTAAACTTTTAGAGCCACACGAGTGAGATTAACTTTAAATATCTAtcttgttattaatttataataaacagaaatgcaattttaatatcTATCAGTAATTAACAACCATTTTCAACATTGCTGCACATTAATTTCATAGTCTGGCCACTTTTTGTGCACTGTAACGTATGTTGTCAAgcagtattttcggtatatttgccGACGTAAACTAGCAGCTAGTGAAAAATTTCAAGAGCGGTCACATTGTACCCCAGCCCCACCTTGCATTTGGGTGTGTGCACTTAATTTGTCTAcgatttcatttgtttatacaCAATATCTTCATTTTCTTCAACTCTATTCATTTACTGAAGTCTCACGTTCAATATGCATAATTTGGGCAAACAGCAATCGCAGGATACCACCGACAATGGCGTGGAGAAGGGCGATTATCCGCGTGCGACGAGTAAGTGACGCAGCCAAAGTCAgcgtattgtttttttatgtaaataaatattatatatgctatGCACTGCAGATGGCGTCGTGTTTGGCTCGATTGTGACATATGCCAGCTTCTTTGTGATGATTATGTCCTTCTGCTCGCCCTATTGGATTGAATCGTACGAGGAGACGCACAGCAGCTTCAAGAACATGGGACTCTGGCAGTATTGCTTCAAGGATTTCGTTTATCCCAAATACCACAATCCGAAACAGTTCACCGGCTGCCACAACATATTCTCCCACGTAAGTGTGCTACTATTCCCACATAGATAAACCACATCTAAATGGCTTCACTCTAGGAATATTATGTTATACGCGAATATCTGTTGCCTGGTTGGCTGATGGCTGTGCAAGGCTTTGTTACCATGGCCTTCATCAGTGTCTTCTGTGTGCTGGCCCTGCTCTCGCTGACGATCATTCGCTTGCCGCTGAAGGCAGTGCTCCAATACGAATGGCTGCTCGTGCGTCTCGCCTTTATTGGCACCGCCGTCTCATgtaatttacaacaatttcaGCATTCATAACTTGAATTCTTATTAATTATTCTACTCTGTGCTGCAGCTGTCTTCATGTTCTTGGCCGTGTGCATCTTTGGTGGCTGTGCCTATCGTCGCGACTGGCTCATGTATCCCAAATTCAATGTGCTGGGCTGGTCCTATGCCCTCGCCGTTGTCACTTCCATGCTGTTGGCTCTTGCTGCCCTAATTTTGCATCGTGAGTCGCGTCATGCCTACGAGGCGCGTGGCGAGCAAAAGAATCTGGTCATGCAGATGGAAATGCAAGAGCCAGGCTATCAGCCACCGCGTCATCATCACAGTCAATCGCGCAGTCTGCAGGGCTACATataaacaacagcagcaacaacaatcaagaGGAAACAAAGACAAAAATCCAATTAATGTGCACACTTTGGCACCTTTGAACTTCAATTAATTCCAGACAATATTTTCGCAATGTTTGCCGTCCACCTTTGACTATGAATctctatatataattttttttctatttgtttgttaagTACTCGTAATTAGTGCCTTTTGCATTTgtaatgcaaattttaataCTTATACTCTTTACTTTACTATTTATACAATCTCAATCTCTCAACACACATTCGaagaaactaaatttattCAGTCTCCTTTTGGGGACATCAGACACAAAACTGAATgttacaacaaaaaagcatTTTGCATATCGAATATACACATAATATACA
It encodes the following:
- the LOC132795037 gene encoding trichohyalin — translated: MSYQIKRTPYFRRMFNHSRRNGQLQRLREEYERIQEFNDRTIELKMRQVRLKRLFREIEDINESPSPLTLSASSATRRQQPLLLPLTPEAMQAQQRRERVEALERARELGQEMSRRNAELAENGSGFYLRSELRATAKMRAADEARRDAQERRQRAARRISYGNAQSRSNIERIALRRQRQEEADALLYRHDLPTSPPARLSQQQVLPDQLNVAQPDIVKRSMLQQRLQYGNSRSSNNMMRSQMAAAQRVMNCISGADQAASVNAHLQVIKRHAQLEFEHRLRNTNTPLLLDTHADNNDSDNDNNGGEAPTMKNSNAVNSEDEMQTALLPPTEHEPLSYDDDNMPSTSQNALRLNSDVAVATTTPQPSRLLSATPSERASERWHRISLTLPWLKVTTTHDQHQLMAAASARLPNISISIAGEDVNDSSSYSTPATHGNHADNYQSFRGPSLLQEDLMQIMELDIDRHGQRPYHN
- the LOC132795042 gene encoding thioredoxin-1 — translated: MNTITTIRSINDFNKRIDSAEGKVVVLDFYATWCGPCKEIEKTVKSLARQYEGKVIFLKVNVDKYDELVQRYKVRSMPTFVFLRGARRLGSIIGADEHKLVKMLAKVGK
- the LOC132795041 gene encoding tRNA (guanine-N(7)-)-methyltransferase non-catalytic subunit wuho encodes the protein MTTIFYLEPELVLAHGRKVLFLNPNDLQIFKEIELPTDLTTCGLKPVAASEATEEQPASKSEVSILNVSYSPDRQLIALTTTGQKALLLYKSRPEHAKLLSIRPLARASSALRFAPDSSSLLVTDKTGDCYQFDCSADVEAPPKLLLGHLSIVYDILWTPDQQHIISCDRDDKIRVTNYPASYDIHSYCLGHKEFVSGLALLGEQQLQHLVSVSGDKTLRIWNYATGEELLLKELPAPAVRLQLRELVPGQRYEAAVLFYDHSAAIGLYELQLNAADGASPSWSVTREQLIEAAAGSWHIGNFALCGQRIYVLGSLNDNLTLRAYSSQDGAEDATLPEGWLQMVDEQFDGEGQCVPEDLSVWFKKRYDNVSDYMERKKRRIEDTNKAK
- the LOC132795040 gene encoding 26S proteasome regulatory subunit 10B, whose protein sequence is MTVTAVPLESVREKALSDYRKKLLEHKEVEGRLKEKREEIKELTKLYDKSENDLKALQSVGQIVGEVLKQLTEDKFIVKATNGPRYVVGCRRQLDKAKLKSGTRVALDMTTLTIMRYLPREVDPLVYNMSHEDPGDVTYSAIGGLTEQIRELREVIELPLLNPELFLRVGITPPKGCLLYGPPGTGKTLLARAVASQLDANFLKVVSSAIVDKYIGESARLIREMFNYARDHQPCIIFMDEIDAIGGRRFSEGTSADREIQRTLMELLNQMDGFDSLGQVKMIMATNRPDTLDPALLRPGRLDRKIEIPLPNEQARLEILKIHALKIAKHGEIDYEAIVKLSDNFNGADLRNVCTEAGLFAIRAEREYVIQEDFMKAVRKVSDNKKLESKLDYKPV
- the LOC132796455 gene encoding PXMP2/4 family protein 4; the protein is MAQVLRQLQNVVTAQGKLHPMVKGAVTYALLWPTGSLIQQTLEGRNLKNYDWARALRFSLFGGLYVAPTLYGWVRLSSAMWPQTSLRVGIVKALTEQISYGPFACISFFMGMSLLERKSFAEAVEETKQKALPTYKVGICVWPFIQTLNFSLVPEHNRVVFVSICSLMWIIFLAYTKTRQLSHDEDTVNADAVAPIIQAA
- the LOC132796454 gene encoding trypsin-1 isoform X1 gives rise to the protein MWRGLLILLCCCCCLASCLEDQLQDSKIVNGTVAAKGEFPYAVSLRRSKSGHHSCGGTLLNAGWVLTAAHCVRSANPQDVNVQYGSNIIARNATQLAMVQAIFVHPGYEPQNKHFNDIALLQLQQPLILDALVQPVRLPSAEQMTLANSSVVLAGWGLNATGGVVQHQLMKVQLQAFSDQDCSNLHQVQLHATQLCAGVPEGGKGQCSGDSGGPLLLAGSDTQVGIVSWSIKPCTRPPYPGVFTEVSAYVDWIVATVATAPNNDPATSQLWIGELIVARVPPPLVA
- the LOC132796454 gene encoding trypsin-2 isoform X2, whose product is MLLLLLGELPGGSAAGQQDCQWDCRRQGRVSLRSKALQQCSSVSSLNNFYCFSQVSLRRSKSGHHSCGGTLLNAGWVLTAAHCVRSANPQDVNVQYGSNIIARNATQLAMVQAIFVHPGYEPQNKHFNDIALLQLQQPLILDALVQPVRLPSAEQMTLANSSVVLAGWGLNATGGVVQHQLMKVQLQAFSDQDCSNLHQVQLHATQLCAGVPEGGKGQCSGDSGGPLLLAGSDTQVGIVSWSIKPCTRPPYPGVFTEVSAYVDWIVATVATAPNNDPATSQLWIGELIVARVPPPLVA